Genomic segment of Streptomyces longhuiensis:
GCCGCTCGGCCTGGAGGTCCTCGAGCGTGCCGTAGAAGAGCGCGCCGGTGGGGCAGACCGTGGCGCACATGGGGGCTAGTCCGTAGGCGGTGCGGTCGTAGCAGAGGTTGCACTTCATCTGCAGTTTGGCCTGGAGGTCGATCTTCGGTACGCCGAAGGGGCAGGCGTTGACGCAGTTGGCGCAGCCGATGCAGCGGGTGGTGTCGGCCTGCTGCACCACACCGTCGGCGGTGACCAGGATCGCGTCGGCGGGACACACCTCGGCGCAGGGGGCGACGGGGTCCTCGCAGTGCATGCACACCGTGGGAAGGGAGGCCACGGAGTGGCCTTCGTCGGGGTAGTCGAGGTGAATCATGGATTTGCCGCGGTGAGAGTCGCACTCCCGGCAGGCGGACACACACGCCTGGCAGCCGATGCACCGGCCCGGGTCGATGAAGATCGTTCTGCCCATCATGGCGTGACCTCAGCTCCTCTCGGCGGTGCCACGGCCCTGCGGGGCCGTGGGCGGCAGGGGGTCGGTGCGGGACACCTGGGCTTCCGGGTACGCGGCCTGGCCCGGCGCGGTCGGGGGCGCAGGCACCTCGTCGATCTGTTCGGCGGCCTCGATGCGGCAGGCGCAGACCTTGTACTCGGGGATCTTGGAACGGGGGTCGAGGGCGTCGATGGTGAGCGCGTTGGCGGCGGTGGGGTACGGCCAGTGGTAGGGCACGAAGACGGTGTCGGGGCGGATCGCCTCGGTGACCAGGGCGGGGAAGACCTCACTGCCGCGGCGCGTCACGACGCGTACCGGTTCACCGTTCTTGAAGCCGTGCGAGGGGTGTACTTCCGCCCATGGGCGCGGGGTCTGTTCGACGAGGCCGGCGAGTCGGCGCGTCTGGTTGCCGGACAGGAAGTGGGCGACGGTGCGGCCGGTGGTGAGCGACATGGGGTGGTCGTCGTCGTACGGGTCCATCGGCGGGTGCCACTCCACGGTCTGGAGGTGGATCTTGCCGTCGGGGTGGTACGACTTGCCGTCCTCGAAGAGGCGGGGGGTGCCGGGGTGGTCGGTGGAGGGGCACGGCCAGGCGATGCCCCCGGTCTCTTCCAGGCGGTCGTAGGTGATTCCGTAGTAGTCGATGACCGTGCCGGCCGACGCGATGCGCAGTTCCTCGAAGACCTCGCGGGAGCCGGGATAGTCGAACTTGTCGCCCACGCCGAGGCGTTGGGCGAGCTGGCACATGACCCAGGTGTCGGTGCGTACGCCCTCCGGCGGTTCCTGGGCCTTGTTGTGCTTGACGACCCTGGCCTCGGCGTTGGCCATCACGCCTTCGTCCTCGGCCCAGGTGGTGACGGGGAAGACGACGTGGGCGTTGTCCGCCGTCTCGGAGAGGAAGAAGTCGAACTGGGCGTGAAACTCGAGGGTGTCGTAACCGTCCTTGACCGTCTTGTAGTTGGGCAGGGAG
This window contains:
- a CDS encoding 4Fe-4S dicluster domain-containing protein; translated protein: MMGRTIFIDPGRCIGCQACVSACRECDSHRGKSMIHLDYPDEGHSVASLPTVCMHCEDPVAPCAEVCPADAILVTADGVVQQADTTRCIGCANCVNACPFGVPKIDLQAKLQMKCNLCYDRTAYGLAPMCATVCPTGALFYGTLEDLQAERPGVQVADSFTFGDVVVNTGVAMVVPADKVQWPVPGGLPIVQVNGKDVTR